TCACCAGCGACTACGGCAGCCCCACGTCGCTCAACAGGGGACGGACCTGCGTCAAGGGGCGCTTCGCCTGGCAGTTCGTCCACAGCGGCGAGCGCCTCACCACCCCGCTGGTCCGCAGGGACGGCGAACTGCGGGAGGCCTCCTGGGAGGAGGCGCTGGAGACGGCGGCCGCCGGCCTGCAGCGCATCAAGAGCGACCACGGCCCCGACAGCCTGGGCTTCTTCTCGTCGGCCCGCTGCACCAACGAGGAGAACTACCTGATGCAGCGGCTGGCCCGGGAGGTGGTGGGCACCAACAACATCGACCACTGCGCCCACTTGTGACACAGCGCCACAGTGAAGGGTCTCGGCGAGACCCTGGGAAGCGGCGCCATGACCAACGATTTCGACTCCCTCCGGCGGGCCGACGTGATCCTCGTCATGGGCTCCAACACCACCGAGACGCACCCCGTCATCGGCTCCTGGATCAAGGAGCGGCACGATCAGGGGGCGACGCTCATCGTCGGCGACCCCCGGAAAACGGAGATCGCCGGCCACGCCGACATCCATCTCCAGCTGCAAAGCGGCAGCGACGTGGCGCTGGCCAACGGCCTGATGCACGTCATCCTCCGCGACGGCCTCCACGACCGGGCCTTCATCGACGAACGGGTGGAGGGCCTCGATACCCTCAGGGAGACGGTGGCCTGGTACACCCCCGAACGCACCGCCGAGCTGACCGGCCTGCCCCGGGAGCGCATCGAGGAGGCGGCCCGCCTCTACGCCTCGGGCCCCGACTCGGCGATCTGCTACACCATGGGGATCACCCAGCACACCACGGGGACCGACAACGTCCGGTCGCTGGCCAACCTGGCCCTCCTCTGCGGCATGCTGGGACGCCCGGGGACAGGCGTCAACCCGCTGCGGGGACAGAGCAACGTCCAGGGCGCCTGCGACATGGGGGCCCTGCCCAATGTCTACACGGGCTACCAGAAGGTGGTCGACGACAGGATCAGAGAGAAATTCTCCACGCTCTGGAAGGCCGAAATGCCCGCGCAACCCGGCAGGACGGTGATGAAGATGATGGAGGCCGCCGGCAGCGGCGACATCAGGGGCGTCCTCATCATGGGGGAGAACCCCATGGTGAGCGACCCCAACACGGAGCACGTCAGGGAGTGCCTGACCAATCTCGATCTGCTGGTGGTCCAGGATATCTTCCTCACCGAAACGGCCCGTCTGGCCG
The nucleotide sequence above comes from Synergistales bacterium. Encoded proteins:
- a CDS encoding molybdopterin-dependent oxidoreductase; its protein translation is MKGLGETLGSGAMTNDFDSLRRADVILVMGSNTTETHPVIGSWIKERHDQGATLIVGDPRKTEIAGHADIHLQLQSGSDVALANGLMHVILRDGLHDRAFIDERVEGLDTLRETVAWYTPERTAELTGLPRERIEEAARLYASGPDSAICYTMGITQHTTGTDNVRSLANLALLCGMLGRPGTGVNPLRGQSNVQGACDMGALPNVYTGYQKVVDDRIREKFSTLWKAEMPAQPGRTVMKMMEAAGSGDIRGVLIMGENPMVSDPNTEHVRECLTNLDLLVVQDIFLTETARLADVVLPAACLPEKDGTLTNTTRTVQRVRKAVDAPGAARPDWAITTALAGAMGADWAFRGPEEIFQAIAACTPSYAGISYERLEEGGLPWPCPAPDHPGTPNLYTEGFNRPGGKARFLPRHWKAPHEWPDEAYPFLATTGRLLYHYHTGSMSRRSAPGEHVRELFIEMNPADAKPLGVGDGEMIRVTSRRGHVEGRTAVTDRVPPGTLFIPFHFAEAAANLLTASVIDPDSETPAYKITAVRVDKV